The sequence GCACACGTGTAAAGTGCTTTGTAAAAAAAGATGAGATGCTAAAAAGCGTCTGCGAGCTTTACAAAAGCGCAAACTGGGCGGAGCGTGAGATGTATGACCTAAGTGGCGTTTTAATCAAAGATCATCCAAATTTAAAGCGTCTTATAATGCCTGATGACTGGCACTCGCACCCGTTACTAAAGAGCTATCCGCTTGTTGGTGACGAGGCTGCTAAATGGTACGAGGTGGATAAAATTTTTGGCGCTGAGTTTAGAGAGCAGATCGGCGAAGAGAACCGTGATCCAGCCTTTGTGGATGAGAAAGATACCTTTGGTTTTTCACGTGTTTTTGATGAAAATGAAGACTATGAGTATCAAGAAGAAGGCGGCGTGAAATTTGTCAAAAAGGCTAAATTTAAAGATAGTCAGATAGTAAAGGAAAGACCTTGAGCCAAGCACCAAACCGCTTAAAACCATTTTTTGAAAATTTAGAATTTGAGCAAAATGACGGCAAGATGATACTAAATTTTGGCCCACAGCACCCAAGCGCACACGGCCAGCTAAAGCTTGTGCTTGAGCTTGACGGAGAAAAGGTCGTGCGCGCTATGCCAGAGGTTGGCTTTATGCACCGAGGCGTTGAAAAGATGGCTGAAAATATGACCTATCAGGAGTTTATCCCAGTGACTGACAGGGTGGACTACATAGCATCGAGCGCTAATAACTACGCATTTTGTGCGGCTGTGGAGAAGCTTTGCGGCATAGAAGTGCCTCGCCGTGCGCAGATCATTAGAGTGATGCTTTTGGAGCTAAACCGCATAAGCTCGCACCTTTTGTTTTTAGCTACGCACGCCCTTGACGTGGGCGCTATGAGCGTATTTTTATACGCATTTAGAGAGCGCGAATACGTCCTTGATCTCATAGAAAAATACTGCGGCGCAAGACTAACTCACAGCTCGATAAGGATCGGTGGTGTGCCGCTTGATCTGCCTGATGGCTGGTGCGAGGAGCTACTTAAATTTTGCGAGAAATTTCCAAAAGATGTGACGCTTTATGAAGACCTGCTAAGTGAAAATAGAATTTGGCAAGCAAGGCTCGTGGATGTGGGTGTAATTAGCAAAGAGCTAGCCCTTAGTAGCGGCTGCTCTGGCGTCAT is a genomic window of Campylobacter concisus containing:
- a CDS encoding NADH-quinone oxidoreductase subunit C produces the protein MREYKPKNDLQKKQYYSEKFYIAKETPKEAAKGSKFDEELAILEQSGVQILSSYVEFDQLVLYVNSSENFKTLEALKGFGYEQLCELAAVDYLSEKGGYEVFYQLLSISKNRRTRVKCFVKKDEMLKSVCELYKSANWAEREMYDLSGVLIKDHPNLKRLIMPDDWHSHPLLKSYPLVGDEAAKWYEVDKIFGAEFREQIGEENRDPAFVDEKDTFGFSRVFDENEDYEYQEEGGVKFVKKAKFKDSQIVKERP
- the nuoD gene encoding NADH dehydrogenase (quinone) subunit D, which gives rise to MSQAPNRLKPFFENLEFEQNDGKMILNFGPQHPSAHGQLKLVLELDGEKVVRAMPEVGFMHRGVEKMAENMTYQEFIPVTDRVDYIASSANNYAFCAAVEKLCGIEVPRRAQIIRVMLLELNRISSHLLFLATHALDVGAMSVFLYAFREREYVLDLIEKYCGARLTHSSIRIGGVPLDLPDGWCEELLKFCEKFPKDVTLYEDLLSENRIWQARLVDVGVISKELALSSGCSGVMLRASGVARDIRKEEPYLIYDELEFDVPYATKGDCYARYLLYMKEMRECVKILKQCVSKYQTSNPAIIADAPEYVSASKEQIMSQNYSLMQHFVLITQGLKPPKGEIYFASESPKGELGIYINSDGSASPYRLKIRTPSFWHCAIYEDLLVGQYVADVAAIIGSTNIILGEVDR